The following coding sequences lie in one Brevibacterium marinum genomic window:
- a CDS encoding M20 metallopeptidase family protein: MSTSTHADTPSIDRSSSSATADIHLPTPDDAADIADGLVTLRRSLHENAEVGLDLPATQELVLDALECLDIEVTKGNGLSSVVAVLRGGRRAEDSTGVVPAVLLRGDMDGLPVQEATGFDFAATTGRMHACGHDLHTSGLVGALKLLHRNRDALPGDVVFMFQPGEEGYDGAGKMIDEGVLDAAGPRVKAAYGIHVSADQELGSAYSRRGSYMAAFSKMSITVRGKGTHASRPATGLDPIQVGAMLVGQLQEYVTRRFDIFDPLVITVGQFNGGTAPNVIPDFAELVVSIRTFSDEVTARAEAELPQLVGELVAAHGLEADIDYELVLPPTINDDAEADFFLETFADLFGTDRAVARPNPIPGSEDFSRVLEQVPGAYGHFGVALPNLPAAEREANHSPRARHSDEGLADHALFLAHLAGRKLARLAQD, translated from the coding sequence ATGAGCACTTCGACCCACGCTGATACCCCGAGCATCGACCGCTCCTCGTCCAGCGCGACTGCCGACATCCACCTTCCCACCCCTGATGATGCTGCGGACATCGCGGACGGTCTCGTCACCTTGCGTCGCAGCCTGCACGAGAACGCCGAGGTCGGGCTCGACTTGCCAGCCACCCAGGAACTCGTCCTCGACGCCCTCGAATGCCTCGACATCGAGGTGACGAAGGGCAACGGACTCTCCTCTGTCGTCGCCGTTCTGCGCGGAGGCCGACGGGCCGAAGATTCGACCGGTGTCGTGCCCGCCGTGCTGCTGCGCGGGGACATGGACGGTCTGCCCGTGCAGGAGGCGACGGGATTCGACTTCGCGGCCACGACCGGCCGGATGCACGCCTGCGGCCACGACCTGCATACGAGCGGGCTGGTCGGCGCCTTGAAACTGCTCCACCGCAACCGGGACGCTCTGCCCGGCGACGTCGTGTTCATGTTCCAACCCGGTGAGGAAGGCTACGACGGAGCCGGGAAGATGATCGACGAGGGCGTCCTCGACGCCGCCGGGCCCCGGGTGAAGGCGGCCTACGGCATCCACGTCTCCGCCGATCAGGAACTCGGCTCCGCCTACAGCCGTCGAGGATCGTACATGGCAGCGTTTTCGAAGATGAGCATCACCGTCCGCGGCAAGGGCACCCACGCTTCGCGCCCCGCGACCGGACTGGACCCGATCCAGGTCGGTGCCATGCTCGTCGGACAGCTCCAGGAATACGTCACCCGACGCTTCGACATCTTCGACCCCCTCGTCATCACCGTCGGCCAGTTCAACGGCGGCACCGCCCCGAACGTCATCCCCGACTTCGCCGAGCTCGTCGTCAGCATCCGCACCTTCTCCGACGAAGTCACGGCGCGTGCGGAAGCCGAGCTGCCGCAACTGGTCGGCGAACTGGTGGCCGCCCACGGCCTTGAAGCAGACATCGACTATGAGCTGGTCCTGCCGCCGACGATCAACGACGACGCCGAGGCGGACTTCTTCCTCGAGACCTTCGCCGATCTCTTCGGCACCGACCGTGCCGTGGCTCGGCCGAATCCGATCCCCGGTTCCGAGGACTTCTCCCGCGTGCTCGAACAGGTCCCCGGTGCCTACGGCCACTTCGGTGTGGCTCTGCCGAACCTGCCTGCCGCCGAGCGCGAGGCCAACCATTCGCCGCGGGCCCGACACAGCGACGAGGGCCTGGCCGACCATGCACTGTTCCTGGCCCACCTGGCGGGTCGGAAGCTCGCCCGTCTGGCTCAGGACTGA
- a CDS encoding NAD(P)H-hydrate dehydratase yields the protein MSVFAYPSTVVREAERPLLEAGFDLMARASSALARFSAEVLRERRGQIFGARVCVLTGPGNNAGDALFAAAALSRRGAHITVITLFDRTHDEGLAAARRVGAGVIDCSSTGTAGHRNTEAVDPRGEVLRELRRSDLVLDGILGTGGRRGLPDHIASLVRDWRHSATTGSHGTSSASAVIAVDVPSDLSPEETGAEDRIHADHTVTFGGLKTELVDPRVRPFTGTVHVVDIGLGLEKNRATAEVLDTDDLTADFPRPHPEGHKYSRGVVGILAGSEEYPGAGALTTTSAVNCGIGMVRSLGSPMVAEFVIGLHAEVVTATGRMNAVVMGPGNPEDEYVRACIDDLAETTVPVVLDAGALDMVGRTESAKGTWLADRPVVLTPHAGELARLLSRLLGEIITASRINVDPIGWAQRAAELSGCIVVLKGHQTVIACPDGFSVLPEAGPPSLATAGSGDVLAGIIGAMAAVVDAENRHSTAETAVPERELARVVGLGVLVHNAAGRHAVNAGALADIVAEVAAELIHGNSLIE from the coding sequence ATGTCAGTCTTCGCCTATCCCAGCACGGTCGTCCGCGAGGCCGAACGGCCCCTGCTCGAAGCGGGCTTCGACCTCATGGCCCGAGCCTCGTCGGCCCTGGCGAGGTTCTCCGCCGAAGTGCTGCGCGAGAGACGGGGCCAGATCTTCGGCGCCCGCGTGTGCGTGCTCACCGGCCCGGGCAACAATGCCGGGGACGCGCTCTTCGCCGCCGCAGCCCTGAGTCGCCGCGGCGCCCACATCACCGTGATCACCCTCTTCGACCGCACCCACGATGAGGGGCTGGCCGCGGCGCGCCGAGTCGGAGCCGGAGTCATCGACTGCTCGAGCACCGGGACCGCAGGCCACCGCAACACCGAGGCCGTGGACCCGCGCGGCGAGGTTCTGCGTGAACTCCGCCGATCCGACCTCGTCCTCGACGGCATCCTCGGCACCGGTGGCAGGCGCGGGCTGCCGGACCACATCGCCTCACTCGTCCGCGACTGGCGGCATTCGGCCACCACCGGAAGTCACGGCACCTCGTCCGCCTCCGCCGTCATCGCCGTCGACGTCCCCTCCGACCTGTCACCGGAGGAGACGGGGGCTGAGGACCGGATCCACGCCGACCACACCGTGACCTTCGGCGGACTCAAGACCGAGCTCGTCGACCCCCGCGTGCGACCATTCACCGGCACCGTCCACGTCGTCGACATCGGCCTCGGACTCGAGAAGAACCGGGCCACCGCCGAGGTGCTCGACACCGATGACCTCACCGCGGACTTCCCCCGACCCCACCCTGAAGGGCACAAATACTCCCGCGGAGTCGTCGGCATCCTCGCCGGATCCGAGGAGTACCCGGGGGCCGGTGCCCTCACGACCACCTCGGCGGTCAACTGCGGCATCGGAATGGTCCGGTCGCTGGGATCGCCGATGGTCGCGGAGTTCGTCATCGGACTCCACGCCGAGGTCGTCACCGCCACAGGCCGGATGAATGCGGTGGTCATGGGCCCGGGCAACCCCGAAGACGAATACGTGCGCGCCTGCATCGACGACCTGGCCGAGACGACCGTTCCCGTCGTCCTCGACGCCGGGGCCCTCGACATGGTCGGCCGGACCGAATCAGCCAAGGGCACCTGGCTGGCCGACAGACCCGTCGTCCTCACCCCACACGCCGGGGAACTCGCACGACTGCTCAGCCGCCTCCTCGGCGAGATCATCACCGCGAGTCGCATCAACGTCGACCCCATCGGATGGGCGCAGCGGGCCGCGGAACTCAGCGGGTGCATCGTCGTGCTCAAGGGACACCAGACCGTCATCGCCTGCCCCGACGGGTTCAGTGTGCTCCCGGAGGCGGGCCCGCCCAGTCTGGCCACCGCCGGATCCGGAGACGTGCTGGCCGGGATCATCGGGGCCATGGCCGCGGTCGTCGACGCCGAGAACAGGCATTCGACGGCCGAGACCGCGGTGCCGGAGCGCGAATTGGCGCGCGTCGTCGGACTCGGCGTGCTCGTGCACAATGCCGCCGGCCGACACGCCGTCAACGCCGGCGCGCTAGCCGATATCGTCGCCGAGGTGGCGGCCGAGCTCATCCACGGCAATTCCCTCATCGAGTGA
- the alr gene encoding alanine racemase, whose protein sequence is MTSTDSTGALVKAEIDVAALRANAAVLAERLAPARLKCVVKANAYGHGIDIVARGLFAAGWRDFCVATISEALHLRESLGEEATITAWLYGPSTDLEAALAARIELGVSTVDSIDRIRDAARSTNTVARVHLKVDTGLGRNGLAPADWATALEKLRVLGSDTESAADAEPAVDVEPAVEPAVEPAVEPSLEIVGLMSHYAVADEPERVETSQQTQVFDSAHRELTAVLDGAQGRLGESERLEVHIANSPAALTLSPLPGTSARVGLSLYGLSPLEDKDAHDLGLVPVMRLVSHVVNLKDIPSGHGASYGLTFTARTDTRFALVPGGYGDGIARTASNRAEVSIRGTRYPVVGRIAMDQMIVEVGAGEVAIGDEVVIFGPDGPSAAEWGAWADTINYEIVTRISDRVDRVEVSK, encoded by the coding sequence GTGACATCAACCGATTCCACAGGGGCACTGGTGAAGGCCGAGATCGACGTGGCTGCGCTGCGGGCCAACGCCGCGGTTCTGGCCGAACGGCTCGCACCCGCCCGCCTCAAATGCGTCGTCAAGGCTAATGCCTACGGTCACGGCATCGACATCGTCGCCCGCGGGCTCTTCGCCGCCGGCTGGCGTGACTTCTGCGTGGCCACGATCAGTGAGGCGCTGCATCTGCGTGAGAGCCTCGGCGAGGAGGCCACCATCACGGCGTGGCTGTACGGCCCGAGCACCGATCTCGAGGCCGCCCTCGCCGCTCGGATCGAATTGGGGGTCTCCACCGTCGACAGCATCGACCGGATCCGAGACGCCGCCCGAAGCACGAACACCGTTGCCCGCGTCCACCTCAAGGTCGACACCGGTCTCGGCCGCAACGGGCTGGCACCGGCGGACTGGGCCACAGCGCTCGAGAAGCTGCGGGTTCTGGGCAGCGATACCGAATCGGCCGCCGACGCCGAACCGGCCGTCGACGTCGAACCGGCCGTCGAACCGGCCGTCGAACCGGCCGTCGAACCGAGCCTCGAAATCGTCGGGCTGATGAGCCACTACGCCGTCGCAGACGAACCCGAACGTGTCGAGACGTCCCAGCAGACGCAGGTCTTCGACTCCGCCCACCGGGAGCTGACAGCGGTGCTCGACGGTGCTCAGGGCCGCCTCGGCGAATCGGAGCGACTCGAGGTCCACATCGCGAACTCACCGGCCGCGCTCACGCTCTCACCGCTTCCCGGCACCTCCGCCAGGGTCGGACTTTCGCTCTACGGGCTTTCCCCATTGGAGGACAAGGACGCGCATGATCTGGGGCTGGTGCCGGTGATGCGGCTGGTCTCCCACGTGGTCAATCTCAAGGACATCCCCAGCGGCCACGGTGCCTCCTACGGGCTGACATTCACGGCCCGGACCGACACGCGTTTCGCCCTGGTCCCCGGCGGCTATGGGGACGGGATCGCCCGGACGGCATCGAACCGGGCCGAGGTCAGCATCCGCGGCACCCGGTACCCCGTCGTCGGGCGCATCGCGATGGATCAGATGATCGTCGAGGTCGGAGCGGGCGAGGTCGCCATCGGCGATGAGGTCGTCATCTTCGGCCCCGACGGTCCCAGTGCGGCCGAATGGGGCGCCTGGGCCGACACGATCAACTATGAGATCGTCACCCGGATCAGCGACCGCGTCGACCGGGTCGAGGTGTCGAAGTGA
- the tsaE gene encoding tRNA (adenosine(37)-N6)-threonylcarbamoyltransferase complex ATPase subunit type 1 TsaE translates to MKIRLETLAQMRTFAEVLAGYLRAGDLLILSGNLGAGKTTFTQSLGKALGVLGRITSPTFVIAREHPSSTEGPTLVHVDAYRLSDADELGDLDLDSELDESITVVEWGAGLAEQLSSDYLGLTITPCFDVGDADGEEVVDDEVDDERRTVELHAHGSTWQDRLQQVGAAMRTVAAAQPEEEEDSP, encoded by the coding sequence GTGAAGATTCGGCTGGAGACATTGGCCCAGATGAGGACCTTCGCCGAGGTGCTCGCTGGGTACCTGCGGGCGGGTGATCTCCTCATCCTCAGCGGCAACCTCGGCGCGGGCAAGACGACGTTCACGCAGTCCCTGGGCAAGGCGTTGGGCGTACTCGGGCGGATCACCTCACCCACATTCGTCATCGCACGCGAACATCCGTCATCGACCGAGGGCCCGACGCTGGTCCATGTCGACGCCTATCGACTCTCCGATGCCGACGAGCTCGGCGACCTCGACCTCGACTCGGAGCTCGACGAGTCGATCACCGTCGTCGAATGGGGCGCGGGGCTGGCCGAGCAGCTCAGCTCCGACTACCTTGGCCTGACGATCACGCCGTGCTTCGACGTCGGCGATGCGGACGGCGAGGAGGTCGTTGACGACGAGGTTGATGACGAGCGGCGGACCGTCGAACTGCACGCACACGGCAGCACCTGGCAGGATCGGCTGCAGCAGGTGGGCGCGGCAATGCGAACAGTGGCCGCTGCGCAACCAGAGGAGGAAGAAGACAGCCCGTGA
- the tsaB gene encoding tRNA (adenosine(37)-N6)-threonylcarbamoyltransferase complex dimerization subunit type 1 TsaB, giving the protein MIVLSIDTSQAASVALVDTESATVLAAEQADDQRRHVEFCGPALARVLSNQVRPDLVVTGIGPGPFTGLRVGIAAGIAVGQARGIPVKGLLSQAALAEELRRTDTPTEGPVLIAADARRREVYFSVYEGSEARLTAGPFVAKPAEVADVLEAHGQTKISERLGRGFVLYPDVLGSSGRAEIVDPRAEFLAFAAAGEIASGRELGEPVPEYLREPDARSAPVRESTLR; this is encoded by the coding sequence GTGATCGTTCTCAGCATTGACACGTCCCAAGCGGCATCGGTGGCGCTGGTCGACACCGAATCCGCGACCGTTCTGGCCGCCGAGCAAGCCGATGACCAGCGCAGACATGTGGAGTTCTGCGGACCCGCCTTGGCTCGGGTGCTGTCGAATCAGGTACGGCCGGACCTCGTCGTCACAGGAATCGGACCCGGCCCGTTCACCGGACTGCGGGTCGGCATCGCTGCCGGCATCGCGGTCGGGCAGGCAAGAGGGATTCCGGTCAAGGGCCTCCTGTCACAGGCCGCGCTCGCCGAGGAGCTGCGGCGGACCGACACCCCCACAGAAGGCCCCGTGCTCATCGCCGCCGACGCTCGACGCAGGGAAGTCTATTTCAGCGTCTACGAGGGCTCGGAGGCGAGGCTGACGGCCGGTCCCTTCGTGGCCAAGCCGGCCGAGGTCGCGGACGTCCTCGAAGCCCATGGTCAGACAAAGATCTCCGAGCGACTCGGCCGCGGGTTCGTCCTCTACCCGGACGTTCTGGGGTCCTCCGGCCGTGCGGAGATCGTCGATCCGCGTGCCGAATTCCTCGCCTTCGCGGCGGCCGGGGAGATCGCGTCTGGACGCGAACTGGGCGAACCGGTCCCGGAATACCTGCGCGAACCCGACGCCAGATCCGCTCCGGTGCGTGAGAGCACGCTGAGATGA
- a CDS encoding GNAT family N-acetyltransferase, producing MSEDSVRGLTTIGRLPWWDLAEVADHDAHIFGRTAWTLNYYWAVKAQPGTSMFAARTAGSDLAGWIVMFAAGSESDVMTIATTEVGRGQGIGRRLLEAGVDWAASRGAAAVHLEVDEHNSSALGLYRSFGFDEWGRRPGYYPGADAILMRFRPPAD from the coding sequence ATGAGCGAGGATTCGGTGCGAGGGCTGACGACCATCGGCAGGCTCCCGTGGTGGGACCTCGCCGAAGTCGCTGACCACGACGCCCACATCTTCGGCCGCACGGCTTGGACCCTGAATTACTACTGGGCGGTCAAAGCCCAGCCCGGGACGTCCATGTTCGCGGCGCGGACGGCGGGCTCGGACCTCGCCGGGTGGATCGTCATGTTCGCCGCGGGCTCGGAATCGGACGTGATGACCATCGCCACCACCGAGGTGGGCCGGGGCCAGGGCATCGGGCGTCGTCTTCTCGAGGCCGGAGTCGACTGGGCGGCGAGTCGGGGAGCCGCGGCCGTCCACCTCGAGGTCGATGAACACAACTCCTCGGCCCTGGGCCTTTACCGGTCTTTCGGATTCGACGAGTGGGGGAGACGGCCGGGCTATTACCCGGGCGCCGACGCGATCCTCATGCGCTTCCGCCCGCCGGCTGACTAG
- a CDS encoding LysE family translocator, protein MGTEQLLAWALVAVIGAATPGIDLMIVLRSTLLNGRRSGFAAVIGVELGHAVWAVASLIGLTALLAASTLAYDVVRIAGACYLVWLGASAIWKSLPRNRSTTTEPEDLPSPSTASAVRSGMTSNLLNPKVGVFYISILPQFLPASPTAAGWGVLLVAIALTVGTVWHAAIVLLATRARGILTRERVKIWLDRTSAAVMIALGVRLAAEARA, encoded by the coding sequence ATGGGCACCGAGCAGCTGTTGGCATGGGCACTTGTGGCCGTGATCGGAGCGGCCACGCCCGGGATCGATCTCATGATCGTCCTCCGGTCGACGCTTCTCAACGGTCGACGTTCGGGCTTCGCGGCAGTCATCGGAGTCGAACTCGGCCACGCCGTCTGGGCCGTTGCCAGCCTCATCGGCCTCACCGCTCTGCTGGCCGCATCGACCCTCGCCTACGACGTCGTCCGGATCGCGGGAGCCTGCTACCTCGTCTGGCTGGGCGCCTCGGCGATCTGGAAGTCCCTGCCCCGCAACCGGTCGACCACGACCGAGCCCGAGGATCTGCCCTCGCCAAGTACGGCCAGCGCGGTACGCAGCGGAATGACGAGCAATCTCCTCAACCCGAAGGTCGGGGTCTTCTACATCAGCATCCTGCCCCAGTTCCTTCCCGCCAGCCCCACGGCCGCAGGATGGGGAGTGCTGCTCGTCGCCATCGCCCTCACCGTCGGTACCGTGTGGCACGCGGCAATCGTTCTCCTCGCTACGCGTGCTCGCGGCATTCTCACCCGTGAACGGGTCAAGATCTGGCTCGATCGCACCAGCGCTGCTGTGATGATCGCCCTCGGCGTGCGCCTGGCAGCCGAGGCCCGAGCCTGA
- a CDS encoding heme oxygenase (biliverdin-producing), giving the protein MTEPFSARLKSDTATIHDEVEHTDFMVDLMEGRLDAHAYALLLTQYEVIYESLEQKSRDFSDDPVFAPFHDAHLQRHERIRSDLRELTSSAVHGLADDDLPVTRAARAYADRLDRLERPEQVIAHHYTRYLGDLSGGQAIGALMGRHYSLPPHALSMWDFSALGKTKPYKDAYRRRLDEIAGTDGAEQLVIDETMTAFTLNGDLLAELTTLSERRSAPIS; this is encoded by the coding sequence ATGACTGAACCATTCTCCGCTCGCCTCAAGTCCGACACAGCCACGATCCACGACGAGGTCGAACACACTGACTTCATGGTCGACCTCATGGAAGGCCGGCTCGATGCTCACGCCTATGCCCTCCTGCTCACCCAGTACGAGGTCATCTATGAGTCCCTCGAACAGAAGTCCCGCGACTTCTCGGACGATCCTGTCTTCGCACCGTTCCACGACGCCCACCTGCAGCGTCACGAACGGATCCGCAGCGACCTGCGAGAACTTACAAGTTCCGCTGTGCACGGACTCGCCGACGACGATCTGCCGGTGACCCGCGCCGCCCGTGCGTATGCGGACCGCCTCGATCGGCTTGAGCGGCCGGAACAGGTCATCGCCCATCACTACACCCGCTACCTCGGCGACCTGTCCGGAGGGCAGGCGATAGGCGCCCTGATGGGACGGCACTATTCGCTGCCGCCTCACGCGCTGAGCATGTGGGACTTCAGCGCATTGGGCAAGACGAAACCGTACAAGGATGCCTATCGACGTCGCCTCGATGAGATCGCCGGCACCGACGGGGCCGAACAGCTCGTCATCGACGAGACGATGACCGCGTTCACGCTCAACGGTGATCTGCTCGCAGAGCTGACCACTTTGTCAGAACGTCGCAGCGCACCGATCTCCTAA
- a CDS encoding aldo/keto reductase, which produces MKRVQLADTNLMVHPLQLGGNPFGWGADRDQSFAVLDAYAAAGGNFIDTADAYSAWVDGNSGGESETIIGEWMKSRGNRDDMVIATKVGSHPKHRGLDPANIRECVDDSLRRLGTDHVDVYYAHTDDEDVDQVAVAETFDALVRSGKVSYLGASNFTLDRLQSAMNISAQYSLACYRVVQDRYNLVSRDAVDSQKQAYLRGQGIAELPFHSLASGFLTGKHTGGDSTGSVRGARVADFLEDQEALRVLEILDDVASEHNATMTATALAWQLSHDFIPSTIASARVPEQLTELLAGTELQLTDDEITALNEAGRQA; this is translated from the coding sequence ATGAAACGAGTGCAATTGGCTGATACGAATCTGATGGTCCATCCGCTGCAGTTGGGTGGCAATCCCTTCGGCTGGGGCGCAGATCGGGATCAGAGCTTCGCAGTCCTCGACGCCTACGCAGCGGCGGGCGGAAATTTCATCGACACGGCGGACGCCTATTCCGCGTGGGTCGATGGCAACTCGGGTGGTGAGTCGGAGACGATCATCGGCGAATGGATGAAGTCCCGCGGCAACCGCGATGACATGGTCATCGCGACCAAGGTCGGATCGCACCCCAAGCACAGGGGACTCGATCCGGCCAATATCCGCGAATGCGTCGATGATTCCCTGCGTCGCCTCGGAACGGACCACGTCGACGTCTACTATGCCCACACCGACGACGAAGACGTCGATCAGGTGGCGGTGGCGGAGACCTTCGACGCTCTGGTCCGCTCCGGAAAGGTCAGCTACCTCGGCGCCTCCAACTTCACCTTGGACCGTCTGCAGTCGGCGATGAATATCAGCGCCCAGTATTCGCTGGCCTGCTATCGCGTCGTCCAGGACCGGTACAACCTCGTCTCCCGTGATGCGGTCGACTCGCAGAAGCAGGCTTATCTGCGAGGCCAGGGAATCGCCGAGCTGCCGTTCCACTCCCTGGCCTCGGGATTCCTCACGGGCAAGCACACCGGGGGAGACAGCACGGGCAGCGTACGAGGCGCCAGGGTCGCCGACTTCCTCGAGGACCAAGAGGCACTCAGGGTGCTCGAGATCCTCGACGACGTGGCCTCGGAGCACAATGCGACGATGACGGCCACCGCACTGGCCTGGCAGCTGTCACACGATTTCATCCCCTCGACGATCGCCTCGGCGCGGGTGCCCGAACAGCTGACGGAACTGCTCGCCGGAACCGAACTGCAGCTGACCGATGACGAGATCACGGCGCTCAACGAGGCCGGGAGGCAAGCATGA
- the tsaD gene encoding tRNA (adenosine(37)-N6)-threonylcarbamoyltransferase complex transferase subunit TsaD has product MSEPLVLGIESSCDETGVGIVRGRTLLTNTISSSMDEHVRFGGVVPEVASRAHVQAIGPAIAAACDQAHVALSDLDAVSVTAGPGLSGALMVGVGAAKGLAAALNVPLYGVNHLAAHVAVDLVAEDVDGLTTPTIALLVSGGHTEILRIGDVVDDIELIGATIDDAAGEAFDKTARLLGLNYPGGPNISKAALGQLDGSGVPGDRTAVRFPRGLAKKQDLRDPERRFNFSFSGLKTAALREVTKAETLGTDLRVADIAAGFEDAVVDVLATKTLLAAADTGISHVVLGGGVAANSHLREVLGARCAEAGVTLRVPPLSLCTDNGAMVAALGSELVRRGIGPSELSFAAVSSLDVDHVLV; this is encoded by the coding sequence ATGAGCGAACCCCTGGTGTTGGGCATCGAATCCTCGTGCGACGAGACCGGAGTCGGGATCGTTCGCGGCCGGACGCTGCTGACCAACACGATCTCCTCGTCGATGGATGAACATGTGCGCTTCGGCGGTGTGGTCCCCGAGGTCGCCTCACGTGCACACGTCCAGGCGATCGGGCCGGCGATCGCCGCCGCCTGCGATCAGGCGCACGTCGCTCTGAGCGACCTCGACGCGGTCTCCGTCACCGCGGGCCCGGGTCTCAGCGGTGCGCTGATGGTCGGAGTCGGGGCGGCCAAGGGACTCGCGGCGGCACTCAACGTACCGCTCTACGGGGTCAACCACCTCGCCGCGCACGTGGCCGTGGACCTCGTCGCCGAGGACGTCGACGGGCTGACCACACCGACCATCGCACTCCTCGTGTCCGGCGGACACACCGAGATTCTGCGCATCGGCGACGTCGTCGACGACATCGAACTCATCGGCGCCACGATCGACGATGCCGCGGGCGAAGCCTTCGACAAGACCGCGCGCCTGCTGGGGCTGAACTATCCGGGAGGGCCGAACATCTCCAAGGCCGCGCTCGGGCAGCTCGACGGCAGCGGAGTCCCCGGTGATCGCACCGCTGTGAGGTTCCCGCGCGGTCTGGCGAAGAAGCAGGACCTGCGTGACCCCGAACGCCGATTCAACTTCTCATTCTCGGGACTCAAGACCGCCGCGCTGCGGGAAGTCACGAAGGCCGAGACCCTGGGCACCGACCTGCGGGTCGCCGACATCGCCGCTGGATTCGAGGATGCCGTCGTCGACGTCCTCGCGACCAAGACGCTGCTGGCTGCGGCCGACACCGGAATCAGCCACGTCGTCCTCGGTGGGGGAGTCGCTGCGAACTCGCACCTGCGCGAGGTGCTCGGAGCCAGATGCGCCGAGGCGGGTGTGACTCTGCGCGTCCCGCCACTGAGCCTGTGCACGGACAACGGAGCCATGGTCGCAGCCCTCGGGTCCGAACTCGTCCGCCGCGGAATCGGGCCGAGCGAGCTGTCATTTGCCGCAGTCTCTTCATTGGATGTCGACCATGTCCTCGTATGA
- a CDS encoding NUDIX domain-containing protein, producing MSSYDPNAGDRISRTQNGASRDASAGDMNSHGPNSGDVPDFLPPRRSGDGWTVGSDGQRHWGLNGAAGLMLVDPEQGVLMQHRALWSVEGGTWGFPGGARDLGESAIDAAIRESWEEAGVPDAEGEGIEILDTYVLDLDAWTYTTVIARTLRHFEPIINDPESIELAWVPLEKLTDYELHSGVASSLPLLLELLRPHM from the coding sequence ATGTCCTCGTATGATCCCAACGCCGGAGACCGAATCTCTCGCACTCAGAACGGCGCCTCACGCGACGCAAGCGCAGGTGACATGAACTCCCACGGGCCCAACTCCGGGGATGTGCCTGACTTCCTCCCGCCTCGGCGATCAGGTGATGGGTGGACGGTCGGATCCGACGGGCAGCGGCACTGGGGGCTCAACGGTGCCGCGGGGCTGATGCTGGTCGACCCCGAACAGGGTGTCCTCATGCAGCATCGCGCCCTGTGGTCGGTCGAGGGCGGAACCTGGGGGTTCCCCGGCGGCGCCCGTGACCTGGGCGAATCCGCCATCGATGCGGCGATCCGCGAATCCTGGGAAGAAGCAGGTGTGCCCGATGCCGAGGGCGAAGGCATCGAAATCCTCGACACCTACGTGCTTGACCTCGACGCGTGGACCTACACGACGGTCATCGCTCGCACCCTGCGCCATTTCGAACCGATCATCAACGACCCGGAGAGCATCGAGCTCGCGTGGGTGCCCCTCGAGAAGCTCACTGACTACGAACTGCATTCCGGCGTGGCCTCATCGCTGCCCCTCCTCCTAGAGCTCCTCCGCCCGCACATGTGA